The Erpetoichthys calabaricus chromosome 13, fErpCal1.3, whole genome shotgun sequence genome has a window encoding:
- the pomgnt2 gene encoding protein O-linked-mannose beta-1,4-N-acetylglucosaminyltransferase 2 — protein sequence MRGLSCRMNVAAVLNGLLVSILAAVLWKYVKLREHAFSVEEELLLSQQSQELSQVRIDYHGALQSLQEEGTRMVCTGKMHTDRICRFDYLCYSTEAEEFVFFHSNDSVMVPNLGSRRFQPALLDLSSVEDHNTQYFNFQELPAPALKFMPKPVFVPDVTLILNRFNPDNLMHVFHDDLLPIFYTMKQYPDLDQEARLVFMEGWNEGLHFDLYRLLSNKQPLLKDQLKNFGKLLCFTRSYVGLSKITTWYQYGFVQPQGPKANILVSGMEIRKFTQFLMDKLNVSLEENSIGEEYIVVFSRTINRLILNEAELILALAQEFQMKTVTVSLDDHSFADVVQIISKASMLISMHGAQLISSIFLPRGAVVVELFPYAVNPDHYTPYKTLASLPGMDLQYVAWQNTIEENSVAFPDRPWDQGGIGHLEKEEQIRIMKSEEVPRHLCCRNPEWLYRIYQDTKVDIPSLIETIRQSIKTKPSVKKVKMASVVHPGKVREAKCQASVHGTNEAKLTVSWQIPWNLKYLKVREVKYEVWIQEQGENTYMPYILPHQNYTFSENIKPFATYLVWIRCIFNKHLLGPFADVLVCRT from the coding sequence ATGCGAGGGCTCAGCTGCAGAATGAACGTGGCAGCGGTGCTGAATGGATTGCTAGTTTCGATTCTGGCCGCAGTCTTGTGGAAATATGTCAAGCTGCGGGAGCATGCGTTTTCAGTGGAAGAGGAGCTGCTCCTTTCGCAACAGTCCCAGGAGCTGTCTCAGGTCCGCATCGACTATCATGGTGCTTTGCAGTCCTTGCAAGAGGAAGGTACCCGTATGGTGTGCACTGGCAAGATGCACACGGACCGCATTTGCCGGTTTGATTATCTCTGCTACTCTACCGAGGCAGAAGAGTTCGTCTTTTTCCACAGTAACGATTCCGTAATGGTACCCAACCTGGGCTCAAGAAGGTTCCAGCCTGCTCTGCTCGACCTTTCCTCTGTGGAGGACCACAACACCCAGTATTTCAACTTCCAAGAGTTACCGGCCCCTGCCCTCAAGTTTATGCCCAAACCTGTGTTTGTGCCAGACGTCACCCTTATCCTGAATCGCTTCAATCCGGATAACTTGATGCATGTTTTCCATGACGATCTTCTTCCAATCTTTTACACCATGAAGCAGTACCCTGACCTTGACCAGGAAGcgcgtttggtcttcatggaaggCTGGAATGAAGGTTTGCATTTTGATCTCTACCGCTTGCTCAGTAACAAGCAGCCTTTGTTGAAAGATCAACTGAAGAATTTTGGGAAGCTGTTATGCTTCACTAGATCATATGTTGGACTTTCTAAGATTACTACATGGTACCAATATGGCTTTGTGCAACCACAAGGCCCCAAAGCTAACATTTTGGTGTCAGGAATGGAAATTAGGAAATTTACTCAGTTTCTGATGGATAAGCTAAATGTAAGCTTGGAGGAGAATTCGATTGGGGAAGAGTACATTGTGGTTTTCAGCCGCACCATCAACAGACTCATTCTCAACGAGGCCGAGCTCATTTTGGCACTTGCTCAAGAGTTTCAGATGAAAACAGTCACCGTGTCATTGGACGACCACTCTTTTGCTGACGTAGTGCAGATCATTAGCAAGGCTTCCATGCTGATTAGCATGCACGGTGCCCAACTCATTTCGTCTATCTTCCTCCCCAGAGGAGCTGTCGTCGTGGAGCTTTTCCCCTATGCAGTGAATCCAGATCATTACACACCTTATAAAACTTTGGCCTCTCTGCCTGGAATGGATCTCCAGTACGTTGCATGGCAAAACACTATAGAAGAAAATTCTGTGGCTTTCCCGGACAGGCCCTGGGATCAAGGGGGCATAGGTCATttggaaaaagaagagcagatACGCATTATGAAAAGTGAAGAAGTCCCTCGGCACCTCTGTTGCCGTAACCCCGAATGGCTCTATCGCATTTATCAGGATACAAAAGTGGACATACCCTCTCTGATCGAAACCATCCGTCAGAGCATTAAAACAAAGCCTAGTGTGAAAAAGGTAAAGATGGCCAGTGTTGTTCACCCCGGGAAAGTTAGGGAGGCCAAATGCCAAGCTTCCGTCCATGGTACCAATGAAGCCAAGCTGACTGTTTCCTGGCAGATTCCTTGGAATCTGAAGTACTTGAAAGTGAGGGAAGTCAAATACGAGGTATGGATTCAAGAGCAGGGAGAGAACACTTACATGCCTTATATATTGCCCCACCAGAATTACACTTTTTCAGAGAACATCAAACCTTTTGCAACCTATCTGGTATGGATACGCTGCATATTCAACAAGCACCTTTTGGGTCCATTTGCAGACGTGCTGGTTTGTAGAACATAA